The Aureispira anguillae genome contains a region encoding:
- a CDS encoding amidohydrolase family protein, which produces MDPKQLILDKIKANGGWVNTHAHLDRAYTLNEDNFNYSYSYLKEKWHLVDEMKKAATVDDIYRRMCKATEVLLEQGTQAMGTFIDVDEKIEDKAIKAAQKLRDTYGKDIEMRFACQVLKGVIDPKARYWFDMSLDFVDIVGGLPAKDFGREEEHLDILMSSAKENGKLVHVHVDQFNTDEEKETEQLARKTIEHGMQGKVSAIHCISLAAHPKKYRHEVYDLCREADMHIISCPTAWIDHNRTERLQVSHNSITPVDEMVPAGLTVAFGTDNICDIYKPFSDADLWTEMRVMLEACHYYDIDNLVKIATENGLKALGIEKK; this is translated from the coding sequence ATGGATCCGAAACAGTTAATTCTTGACAAAATAAAGGCAAATGGTGGTTGGGTAAACACACATGCACATCTAGATAGAGCCTATACGCTAAATGAAGATAACTTTAACTATTCATACTCTTACCTAAAAGAGAAGTGGCATTTGGTAGATGAAATGAAGAAGGCAGCAACTGTGGATGACATCTACAGACGTATGTGTAAGGCTACTGAAGTTTTGTTGGAGCAAGGAACGCAAGCAATGGGAACATTCATTGATGTGGATGAAAAAATTGAGGACAAAGCAATCAAAGCTGCTCAAAAATTGCGTGATACCTATGGCAAAGACATCGAAATGCGTTTTGCTTGCCAAGTACTAAAAGGTGTTATTGATCCTAAGGCACGTTACTGGTTTGATATGTCTTTAGACTTCGTTGATATTGTTGGAGGTTTGCCAGCTAAGGATTTTGGTCGTGAAGAAGAACATTTGGATATTTTGATGTCTTCTGCCAAAGAAAATGGTAAATTGGTACACGTTCATGTGGATCAATTTAATACAGACGAAGAAAAAGAAACCGAACAATTGGCTCGCAAGACCATTGAACATGGTATGCAAGGAAAGGTGTCTGCTATTCACTGTATTTCATTGGCAGCACATCCTAAAAAGTACCGCCACGAGGTATACGATTTGTGTCGTGAGGCAGATATGCACATTATCTCTTGTCCAACAGCATGGATTGACCACAATCGTACAGAGCGTTTGCAGGTAAGTCACAACTCGATTACTCCAGTTGATGAAATGGTGCCTGCTGGTTTGACAGTTGCATTTGGTACGGACAATATTTGTGATATTTACAAACCATTTTCAGATGCAGATTTGTGGACAGAAATGCGTGTAATGTTGGAGGCTTGTCATTATTATGATATTGATAACTTAGTGAAAATTGCCACAGAAAACGGCTTAAAAGCACTAGGAATTGAGAAGAAATAA
- a CDS encoding T9SS type A sorting domain-containing protein produces the protein MREKYIILLTCLLYGNLLIGQNWQPISTTAITSYKSSPSTSDSVLIYGVPNFSEIVMKQSIQSLYIDSTINNQYYFNRQQNYHPQTLYNGTLKAKMHFLNEKMIEVSPGLYHFYSPDSFQTGYYTYQNTPDSFVINTLANVNESWIYKLNQPDIATVVAADEEYIFGVLDSIKIITVNTGDSIVLSKNYGIIHFSDAGQSSYQLAGIETAPTQNYGLKMPNTYDVYDFEVGNVFNYISSYNFGGPGGAGNSNVNTVLYRYDIMTKQVTATGFSYSVDYNFIETHNYDSDTVTGSGNTTWVFDYAIGGGTDFTKQAFEFTNSTTNSAIMLGGCGQYQDSSGRQYETYFYRGYFDGFHKSVLSPHLGEIYNYDSQSGLGNSIFSSKKLTGYYIDGVLAGDTIPKAVYNSIHPLQNAELALEITPNPAHDIVQLTITDHVHTNEAIHVQVLNVQGKPLKKQFHTDHDALTVDVSDLPSGVYLLKVEVAHFKAIRKIVVAH, from the coding sequence TTGAGAGAAAAATATATAATTCTATTGACCTGCCTACTTTATGGTAATTTACTAATTGGACAAAACTGGCAACCAATTTCTACCACAGCAATTACTAGCTATAAAAGTAGCCCAAGCACTAGTGATTCCGTTCTTATTTATGGAGTCCCTAATTTTTCTGAGATTGTGATGAAACAATCCATCCAATCCCTGTATATTGATTCTACAATAAACAATCAATATTATTTCAACCGCCAACAAAACTATCATCCTCAAACGCTCTACAATGGAACCCTTAAGGCTAAGATGCATTTTCTAAATGAAAAGATGATCGAAGTTAGCCCAGGGCTTTATCATTTTTATAGCCCAGATAGTTTTCAGACAGGTTACTACACCTATCAAAATACGCCAGATAGCTTTGTCATTAACACCTTAGCTAATGTCAATGAAAGCTGGATTTATAAACTCAATCAGCCCGATATAGCAACCGTTGTAGCTGCTGACGAAGAATATATATTTGGCGTTTTAGATTCCATCAAAATAATCACGGTAAATACGGGCGACAGCATTGTATTGTCTAAAAATTATGGCATTATTCATTTTTCTGATGCAGGACAAAGCTCCTATCAACTTGCAGGAATAGAAACGGCTCCAACTCAAAATTACGGCTTAAAAATGCCCAATACTTACGATGTCTATGATTTTGAAGTAGGCAATGTATTTAATTATATATCTAGCTACAATTTTGGTGGTCCAGGAGGAGCTGGCAATAGCAATGTTAATACGGTTCTCTATAGATATGACATTATGACCAAACAAGTTACAGCGACAGGTTTTAGCTATTCTGTCGATTATAATTTTATAGAAACGCACAACTATGACAGTGATACCGTCACTGGTTCGGGAAATACTACTTGGGTCTTCGATTACGCTATTGGAGGAGGAACAGATTTTACCAAACAAGCTTTTGAGTTTACAAATTCAACCACCAATTCAGCCATTATGCTTGGAGGCTGCGGACAGTATCAAGATTCATCAGGACGACAGTATGAAACTTATTTTTATCGAGGATATTTTGATGGTTTTCACAAATCTGTCCTTTCTCCCCATCTTGGAGAAATTTATAATTATGACTCTCAATCGGGCTTAGGAAACTCAATATTCAGCAGCAAAAAATTAACGGGCTATTATATCGATGGTGTTCTAGCAGGAGATACCATTCCCAAGGCAGTTTATAATTCCATCCATCCCCTACAAAATGCTGAACTTGCTCTTGAAATCACCCCAAATCCAGCCCACGATATTGTACAACTAACCATCACAGATCATGTTCATACAAATGAAGCAATTCATGTTCAGGTTTTGAATGTACAAGGAAAACCATTAAAGAAACAGTTCCATACCGATCACGATGCCCTAACAGTAGACGTTAGCGATCTGCCTAGTGGTGTCTATCTCTTAAAAGTGGAAGTTGCACATTTTAAAGCAATTCGGAAAATTGTTGTTGCTCATTAA
- a CDS encoding tetratricopeptide repeat protein: MSFSSEEIEQLKSLLLSNHEANQRIALGLLKNTPNQVSALAIPLCIVAYLSNESRREVEGWAHDLLITNLPKKTIVRLQDQIIILNYAQYKFKVIEGWNTYQNPLRRFLTLHENAIDSYLPLFQLNPEPYAKIYTLLANRIKKEWNNYHKALFFYEKAMQLDSNNTQAHFGFAMIVHAHYIKKGQRLGDADRVLDYYISAYQSPKNIISYRNAAALCQDIKDVERAAYYYQEGLKRCPKDTVLLNNYANLLMKEMGDYEEARFFAQKGLSISPHDPCLLDTMAHIEFQGFQDYKQAKILFEKVIKKGQEHHYSYTGLGDLYVALGNYDKAEKYYLKGLHNGLQYTSREIPEVIEKLEKMILFYSKYRVNLAKSDYYGQKLARIRSKH, encoded by the coding sequence ATGAGTTTTTCTTCAGAAGAAATAGAACAATTAAAAAGCCTACTCCTATCCAACCATGAGGCCAACCAACGAATTGCATTAGGACTTCTAAAAAATACCCCTAATCAGGTTTCCGCTTTAGCAATACCTCTATGTATTGTTGCCTACCTATCCAATGAATCTAGGAGAGAAGTAGAAGGCTGGGCACATGATTTATTAATCACCAATCTTCCTAAAAAAACGATTGTTCGACTTCAAGATCAAATTATTATCCTTAATTATGCCCAGTACAAATTTAAGGTCATTGAAGGCTGGAATACCTACCAAAATCCATTGCGTAGGTTTTTGACATTGCACGAAAATGCGATCGATTCTTACCTTCCTTTGTTCCAATTAAATCCTGAGCCTTATGCTAAAATCTATACCTTATTAGCCAATCGAATCAAAAAAGAATGGAATAATTATCACAAAGCACTTTTTTTCTACGAAAAGGCAATGCAACTGGATTCCAATAATACACAAGCTCATTTTGGTTTTGCCATGATTGTACACGCTCATTATATCAAGAAAGGACAACGACTAGGAGATGCCGATCGGGTATTGGATTATTACATAAGCGCTTATCAATCGCCCAAAAATATTATTTCTTATAGAAATGCTGCTGCTTTGTGCCAAGATATTAAGGATGTAGAACGAGCTGCTTATTATTATCAAGAAGGTCTAAAACGTTGCCCTAAGGATACGGTTTTGCTGAACAACTATGCCAACTTGCTGATGAAAGAAATGGGCGACTACGAAGAGGCTCGCTTTTTTGCCCAAAAAGGATTGTCTATCAGCCCTCATGATCCCTGTTTGCTCGATACCATGGCACACATTGAGTTTCAAGGCTTCCAAGATTACAAACAGGCTAAAATTCTTTTTGAAAAAGTGATAAAAAAAGGGCAAGAGCACCACTATTCTTATACGGGATTGGGCGATTTGTACGTTGCCTTGGGCAATTATGATAAGGCTGAGAAATACTATCTAAAGGGCTTGCACAATGGTCTGCAATATACCTCTAGAGAAATTCCTGAGGTGATTGAGAAGTTAGAAAAAATGATTCTATTTTATTCTAAATATAGAGTAAACCTCGCTAAGTCGGATTATTATGGTCAAAAACTGGCTCGTATTAGAAGCAAACATTAA
- a CDS encoding YfbM family protein produces the protein MTLNLIRINQHELDSFLNDPSLLEDFLDNDDENANQINIDKSWGGILFLLTGGTYNDSHPSNRIFFSCNFIDEEQDLGYGPAHYLTKDEVSIYAKELSAINLEDLKNNFDPLKMDAIGVYPGNWERDGEEERTYLIEYFEELRSFYLAAAQKEQAILTFIG, from the coding sequence ATGACGTTAAATCTAATTCGAATCAACCAACATGAATTAGATTCTTTTTTGAACGATCCTAGTCTTCTTGAAGATTTTCTTGATAATGATGATGAAAATGCTAACCAAATCAACATAGATAAAAGCTGGGGAGGGATATTGTTTTTACTCACAGGAGGAACCTATAACGATAGTCACCCCTCTAATCGAATTTTTTTTAGTTGTAATTTTATTGATGAAGAACAGGATTTAGGATATGGACCTGCTCATTATTTAACAAAGGATGAAGTTAGCATATATGCTAAAGAACTTTCAGCGATCAACTTAGAGGATTTAAAGAATAACTTTGATCCACTAAAAATGGATGCAATAGGCGTTTACCCTGGAAACTGGGAAAGGGATGGGGAGGAAGAAAGAACGTATCTTATAGAATATTTTGAAGAATTGAGAAGCTTTTATTTAGCCGCAGCACAAAAAGAGCAAGCTATTTTAACTTTTATAGGTTGA
- a CDS encoding FKBP-type peptidyl-prolyl cis-trans isomerase encodes MREESYSMGVLLANNLAGQVDVDGLDFDAMAKGLVDVLKGGELEMTEKEANFTAQKFLQESAAKLAMKAQEIEATFLAENAEREGIVSRPSGLQYEILTEGTGKVPQIHEKVVAHYEGKLLSGKIFDSSYKRGEPATFPVNGLIQGWQEALQIMPVGSKWRLYIPSNLGYGARGAGNDIPGNATLIFDLELLEIVG; translated from the coding sequence ATGAGAGAAGAAAGTTATAGCATGGGTGTCTTGTTAGCAAATAACTTAGCTGGACAAGTAGATGTAGATGGTTTAGATTTTGATGCAATGGCAAAAGGTCTTGTTGATGTATTAAAAGGTGGTGAATTGGAGATGACAGAGAAAGAAGCTAATTTTACAGCTCAAAAATTCTTGCAAGAATCTGCTGCTAAATTGGCAATGAAAGCTCAAGAGATTGAAGCTACTTTTTTGGCTGAAAATGCAGAGCGTGAAGGTATCGTTAGCCGCCCAAGTGGTTTGCAATACGAAATTTTGACAGAAGGAACAGGAAAAGTTCCTCAAATTCACGAAAAAGTAGTTGCACATTACGAAGGTAAATTGTTGTCAGGAAAAATCTTTGATTCTTCTTACAAAAGAGGTGAGCCTGCTACTTTCCCTGTTAATGGATTGATTCAAGGATGGCAAGAAGCTCTACAAATCATGCCTGTAGGATCTAAGTGGAGATTGTACATTCCTTCTAACTTGGGGTATGGTGCTAGAGGTGCAGGAAACGATATTCCTGGAAATGCTACTTTGATTTTTGACTTGGAGTTATTGGAGATCGTTGGCTAA
- a CDS encoding energy transducer TonB, translating to MKPLLLLSSLLLLVLSCSTHKTTSQSNDNPYKNTYDHYLAQGETKIYAWYQGLISKRNTDEYIIRLFYPEKKQITSLITYKSNNKDIKHGAYQTWFDNGNKKEAGAYKNNLRDGGWKFYSHRKGLVTSEGKYKDGELQGKWKNYDSEGNILNEITWVDDVKEGAFVEYDSLGNVINEGIYKADTIFQQTQIKEKEEYQDGTIFAIVEEMPYLRECAHIEDPKERKKTSDQLLLKYIYNTISYPAFARENAAEGKAVICFTVMEDGRIRDVYTISGICESIEKECLKIVNNLPPWNPGKQKGKAVRVKYNLPIRFKLT from the coding sequence ATGAAACCATTACTGCTACTTAGTAGTTTATTGTTACTTGTCTTAAGTTGTTCTACCCATAAAACAACATCCCAATCGAACGATAACCCTTACAAGAATACTTATGATCATTACCTAGCGCAAGGAGAAACTAAAATCTATGCATGGTATCAAGGGCTTATCTCTAAGCGAAACACAGATGAATATATTATTAGGCTATTTTATCCCGAAAAAAAACAAATCACCTCATTAATTACTTATAAAAGTAATAACAAAGACATTAAACATGGGGCTTATCAGACTTGGTTTGATAATGGAAATAAAAAGGAGGCAGGAGCTTACAAAAATAATCTTCGAGATGGGGGATGGAAATTCTATTCGCATAGAAAAGGGCTGGTAACTTCAGAAGGAAAATACAAGGATGGTGAACTTCAAGGAAAATGGAAAAATTATGATTCAGAAGGAAACATATTAAATGAAATAACTTGGGTAGATGACGTGAAAGAAGGAGCTTTTGTAGAATATGATAGCTTGGGGAATGTGATTAATGAGGGAATTTATAAAGCAGATACTATTTTTCAGCAAACCCAAATAAAAGAGAAGGAAGAGTATCAAGATGGGACTATATTTGCGATTGTAGAAGAAATGCCTTATCTGAGAGAATGTGCGCATATAGAAGACCCCAAAGAGCGAAAAAAGACCTCTGATCAGTTGTTGTTAAAATATATTTATAATACGATAAGTTATCCTGCTTTTGCAAGAGAAAATGCTGCCGAAGGCAAAGCTGTTATTTGTTTTACAGTTATGGAAGATGGTCGTATTAGAGATGTCTATACGATATCGGGTATCTGCGAAAGTATTGAAAAAGAATGCCTAAAAATAGTGAACAATTTGCCTCCTTGGAACCCTGGAAAACAAAAGGGAAAAGCGGTTAGAGTAAAGTATAACTTGCCTATTAGGTTTAAACTAACTTAG
- a CDS encoding toxin-antitoxin system YwqK family antitoxin, with protein MKKLTINYYVFVLMNFIIVCLLLACDTQHKQPQQQDDNIKTVTAEAKKEPSKWDVALPIVVNSAMDSLILNQYKNGKKEGVWREFYEKGRLRSEGVYKDGKKEGLHREWWKNGELSLEGTYENGTANGLMKWYNEKGRLVAVGKMIEDKRSGPWKICDVHDASLCIDANFKADKREGRWKIYEGNNEVWKEQLWKNDRLVSEKCKDKKGKAVICN; from the coding sequence ATGAAAAAATTAACCATCAACTATTACGTTTTTGTATTAATGAATTTCATAATTGTGTGTCTATTATTGGCTTGTGATACGCAGCATAAGCAGCCTCAACAACAAGATGATAATATAAAAACTGTAACTGCTGAAGCTAAAAAGGAGCCTTCTAAGTGGGATGTTGCCCTGCCGATTGTTGTCAACTCAGCAATGGATAGCCTAATTCTTAATCAATATAAGAATGGAAAAAAGGAGGGAGTTTGGAGAGAATTCTATGAAAAAGGTCGTTTGAGAAGTGAAGGCGTTTATAAGGATGGAAAGAAAGAGGGATTGCATAGAGAATGGTGGAAAAATGGCGAATTATCTTTAGAGGGGACGTATGAAAATGGAACGGCAAACGGATTGATGAAATGGTACAATGAAAAAGGTCGTTTGGTAGCAGTGGGAAAAATGATAGAAGATAAAAGGTCTGGTCCTTGGAAAATTTGTGATGTTCATGATGCTTCGCTTTGCATTGATGCAAATTTTAAGGCGGATAAAAGGGAGGGACGATGGAAAATATACGAAGGTAATAATGAGGTATGGAAAGAGCAACTTTGGAAGAATGATCGGCTTGTTTCCGAAAAATGTAAAGATAAAAAGGGAAAGGCGGTAATTTGTAATTAA
- a CDS encoding ABC transporter substrate-binding protein — protein MQYVIILLVALFCSPVLGQKEFTINVHEISDPDGLNPLTSKAANAENIEDNIFCRLLEFNRETFQLEPALALKRPLIETPKTGKYKGGMALTYEIHPAATWDNGMPVTGNDYLFTIKVVKHRNVESAGRRLSLEFIDDVVVDAANPKKFTIYSKKVFFTAESLSGNLLHILPEYIYDPSQTMRSISIADLMDAKKEYSDALKEFADDFNSAKYASEIAFVKGCGPYQLAEWDAGGSITLERKKDWWGDKVADNLYLKAYPTKIVYHIMPGMGWVLSKMRDGELDIVRNVPPQRFYDAQKKEEYTKLVDFHEPSQFAYHYLALNAQSPKLSDKRVREAIACAVNRERIVQEFFGGAAMKVNTPISPHRTYYDIKEKGTDFDLKKAQSLLTKAGWKDTDGDDVLDKRIDGKLVKLRLKYNYNKGNLVRKAIGEMLKEDLAQIGIKMDLYPIDFATLLANANARNYEVIALAWVNTPGSDDLKNVWHTSADTKNGGNRVGFGTPKTDRIIDEISVTLDENKRKELYLEIQQLIVAEHPYVFLVVPNQLIMIKKGFTYPDLGPVRPGYVTRLFQKK, from the coding sequence ATGCAATACGTAATAATCCTTTTGGTTGCTTTGTTTTGTTCCCCTGTCCTAGGACAAAAGGAGTTTACAATAAATGTACACGAAATAAGCGACCCAGATGGCTTAAATCCCCTCACTTCTAAGGCCGCAAATGCCGAAAACATAGAAGACAATATTTTCTGTCGGCTATTAGAGTTTAATCGAGAAACTTTTCAACTGGAGCCTGCTTTAGCCCTGAAGCGTCCGCTTATCGAAACCCCTAAGACAGGCAAGTACAAAGGAGGCATGGCTTTAACTTATGAGATCCATCCCGCAGCAACTTGGGATAATGGAATGCCCGTTACTGGAAATGATTATTTGTTTACTATTAAAGTGGTTAAACATCGAAATGTTGAAAGTGCGGGAAGACGGCTGAGTCTAGAGTTTATTGATGATGTGGTCGTAGATGCTGCGAATCCCAAAAAATTTACAATTTATTCAAAAAAGGTGTTTTTTACGGCAGAATCGTTGAGTGGTAATTTACTACATATTCTACCAGAGTATATTTATGATCCTAGTCAAACCATGCGTAGTATTAGCATAGCTGATTTGATGGATGCCAAAAAAGAATATAGTGATGCGCTCAAAGAATTTGCGGATGATTTTAATTCTGCTAAATATGCTAGTGAAATAGCATTTGTGAAGGGCTGTGGGCCTTATCAATTGGCAGAGTGGGATGCAGGAGGAAGCATTACTTTAGAACGAAAAAAAGATTGGTGGGGAGATAAGGTCGCTGACAATCTTTATTTAAAAGCTTATCCAACTAAAATCGTCTATCACATCATGCCTGGAATGGGCTGGGTGCTTTCTAAAATGAGGGATGGAGAGCTGGATATTGTTAGAAATGTTCCCCCACAGCGATTTTATGATGCTCAAAAAAAAGAAGAATATACAAAACTAGTTGATTTTCATGAACCCTCGCAATTTGCTTATCACTATCTGGCTTTAAATGCTCAAAGTCCTAAATTATCGGATAAACGGGTGCGAGAGGCAATTGCTTGTGCTGTTAATCGAGAACGTATTGTTCAAGAATTTTTTGGCGGTGCAGCAATGAAGGTGAATACTCCAATTTCTCCACATAGAACCTATTATGATATTAAGGAAAAGGGGACAGACTTTGACCTAAAAAAAGCCCAAAGTCTATTGACTAAGGCAGGTTGGAAAGATACCGATGGGGACGATGTTTTGGACAAACGAATCGATGGTAAATTGGTGAAATTGCGTTTGAAATATAATTACAACAAAGGAAATTTAGTGCGCAAAGCGATTGGTGAAATGCTTAAGGAAGATTTGGCTCAAATTGGAATTAAAATGGACTTGTATCCCATTGATTTTGCGACTTTACTCGCTAATGCCAATGCTAGAAACTATGAAGTGATTGCCCTTGCTTGGGTAAATACGCCTGGCTCGGATGACCTGAAAAATGTTTGGCATACTTCTGCGGATACCAAAAATGGAGGAAACAGGGTAGGCTTTGGTACTCCTAAGACCGATCGCATTATTGATGAAATTTCGGTTACGTTGGACGAAAACAAAAGAAAGGAGTTGTACCTTGAAATTCAACAGTTAATTGTTGCAGAACATCCTTATGTGTTTTTAGTGGTTCCCAATCAGTTGATTATGATTAAAAAAGGATTTACTTATCCTGATTTGGGGCCTGTTCGCCCTGGTTATGTGACTCGATTGTTCCAAAAGAAATAG
- the argH gene encoding argininosuccinate lyase, which yields MGMKLWQKEGAINKEIERFTVGKDRELDVLLAEHDITGTLAHITMLESIGLLTSEELKVLVAELRTIHSEVLAGNFEIEDGVEDVHSQVELILTQRLGEVGKKIHSGRSRNDQVLVDLKLFTRTELREVVELIVPLFEQLIKLSNQYKDVKLPGYTHYQVAMPSSFGLWFGAYAESLVDDLHSLLAAFRITNKNPLGSAAGYGSSFPLNRTMTTELLGFDDLNYNVVYAQMGRGKTERSVAQALSSVAATLSKLAQDVCLYNSQNFSFVKFPDHLTTGSSIMPHKKNPDVFELIRARCNKMMALPIEISMITTNLASGYHRDLQIIKESFLPVFENMKSCLYISKYMLENIIVNDSAINEEKYKYIFSVDVVNNMVLNGTSFRDAYKQVGLDIEAGNFEPIMDLQHSHEGSMGNLCNDKIQEMMQAVMAEFSFDKIDAALEHLLKG from the coding sequence ATAGGCATGAAACTTTGGCAAAAAGAAGGAGCTATTAACAAAGAAATTGAACGTTTTACCGTAGGAAAAGACCGTGAATTGGATGTCTTGTTGGCAGAACACGACATCACAGGTACTTTGGCGCATATTACTATGTTAGAAAGTATTGGCTTGTTGACAAGCGAAGAACTCAAAGTTTTGGTTGCAGAACTTAGAACGATTCACAGCGAGGTTTTAGCTGGAAATTTTGAAATCGAGGATGGGGTAGAAGATGTACATTCTCAAGTAGAATTGATCTTGACGCAACGTTTGGGAGAGGTTGGCAAAAAAATCCACAGTGGTCGTTCTAGAAACGATCAAGTTTTGGTAGACCTCAAATTATTTACCCGTACCGAATTGCGTGAGGTAGTGGAATTAATTGTTCCTTTATTTGAGCAATTAATAAAATTGAGCAATCAATATAAAGATGTTAAATTACCTGGTTATACCCATTATCAGGTAGCCATGCCTTCTTCTTTTGGATTGTGGTTTGGTGCTTATGCAGAAAGTTTGGTAGATGACTTGCACAGTTTATTGGCTGCGTTTCGCATTACCAATAAAAATCCATTGGGCTCGGCGGCTGGTTATGGTTCTTCTTTCCCATTAAACAGAACAATGACAACAGAGTTGTTAGGGTTTGATGATTTGAATTACAATGTTGTTTATGCACAAATGGGGCGTGGTAAGACCGAGCGTTCTGTGGCACAAGCGTTATCTTCAGTTGCTGCAACATTGAGCAAATTGGCACAAGATGTTTGTTTGTACAACAGCCAAAATTTCTCTTTTGTAAAATTCCCTGATCATCTTACCACAGGTTCTAGCATTATGCCACACAAAAAGAACCCTGATGTATTTGAGTTGATCCGTGCTAGATGCAACAAAATGATGGCATTGCCGATCGAAATTTCAATGATTACAACCAACTTGGCTTCAGGTTATCATAGAGATTTGCAAATTATCAAAGAAAGTTTCTTGCCTGTATTTGAGAATATGAAAAGTTGCTTGTACATCTCAAAATATATGTTAGAAAACATCATTGTCAATGACAGTGCTATTAATGAAGAGAAGTACAAATATATTTTCAGTGTAGATGTTGTCAATAACATGGTGCTAAATGGTACCTCATTTAGAGATGCTTATAAGCAAGTAGGGCTAGATATAGAAGCTGGAAACTTTGAGCCTATTATGGACTTGCAACACAGTCACGAGGGAAGTATGGGCAACTTGTGCAACGACAAAATTCAAGAGATGATGCAGGCAGTTATGGCTGAGTTTTCTTTTGATAAAATAGATGCTGCGTTGGAGCACCTATTAAAAGGATAG
- a CDS encoding YciI family protein, whose translation MHIISITYKVSLELVDQHLEQHIEYLNEQYRLGNFHASGKKVPRTGGIILSKLSDQQELLNILAKDPFKIHDLADYELIEFIPSKTAEALKFLLE comes from the coding sequence ATGCACATCATATCCATAACTTATAAAGTTTCTTTAGAACTGGTCGATCAACATTTAGAACAACATATTGAATACCTGAACGAGCAATATCGGCTAGGCAATTTTCACGCATCGGGAAAAAAAGTCCCTAGAACAGGCGGGATCATTCTATCCAAACTTTCAGATCAACAAGAGTTGTTAAACATTCTAGCAAAAGATCCATTTAAGATACACGATTTAGCGGATTATGAACTGATTGAATTTATACCGAGTAAAACAGCTGAAGCATTAAAATTTTTACTGGAATAG